In the genome of bacterium, one region contains:
- a CDS encoding aldo/keto reductase, whose amino-acid sequence MNTRKLGNTDLEFTVIGFGAWAIGGPWAFGWGPTDDELAVAAIKEGLDRGINWIDTAHVYGFGHSEEVVGRAIKGRDRDSVLVATKCGLLQNPAKPFEAMPKLKAASVREELEGSLRRLDVDYIDLYQIHWPNPPEDIEEAWTEMAKILEEGKVRAIGVSNFNPEQMDRVAKIHPIASLQPPYSMVARDSEFSQIPYCNKNNIGVVCYSPMHSGLLTGKVTHEWVENLADDDWRKTKNPNYQSPALDINVEFIEGVLRPIADAHGVAPGQIAVAWTLRGDLITSAIVGARNPRQVAETVRAAEVKLTEEDLQKIEEGLKTRTAKLEAAK is encoded by the coding sequence TTGAATACACGGAAACTGGGAAATACAGATCTTGAATTCACCGTGATCGGCTTCGGCGCTTGGGCCATCGGTGGCCCGTGGGCGTTCGGGTGGGGGCCGACGGATGACGAACTGGCAGTCGCAGCCATCAAGGAAGGCCTCGATCGCGGCATCAATTGGATCGACACCGCGCACGTCTATGGCTTCGGCCACAGCGAAGAAGTCGTCGGCCGCGCGATCAAGGGCCGCGATCGCGACAGCGTGCTGGTTGCCACAAAATGCGGCCTGCTCCAGAATCCCGCCAAGCCATTCGAAGCGATGCCGAAGCTGAAGGCGGCCAGCGTGCGCGAGGAACTGGAAGGTTCGCTGCGCCGGCTCGATGTCGACTACATCGACCTTTACCAGATTCACTGGCCGAACCCGCCCGAGGATATCGAGGAAGCCTGGACCGAGATGGCGAAGATCCTCGAGGAGGGAAAGGTGCGCGCGATCGGCGTCTCCAACTTCAATCCGGAGCAGATGGATCGCGTTGCGAAGATTCATCCGATTGCATCGCTGCAGCCGCCCTACTCGATGGTTGCTCGCGATTCCGAGTTCAGCCAGATCCCGTACTGCAACAAGAACAACATCGGCGTCGTTTGCTACTCACCGATGCACAGCGGCTTGCTGACCGGCAAGGTCACGCACGAGTGGGTGGAGAACCTGGCCGACGACGATTGGCGGAAGACGAAGAACCCGAACTACCAATCGCCGGCGCTCGACATTAATGTCGAGTTCATCGAAGGCGTGCTGCGTCCCATCGCCGACGCGCACGGAGTCGCTCCGGGACAGATCGCCGTCGCATGGACACTGCGCGGCGACCTGATCACATCTGCCATCGTCGGCGCACGCAATCCGCGCCAGGTTGCAGAGACCGTACGCGCCGCAGAAGTCAAGCTGACCGAAGAGGATCTGCAGAAGATTGAGGAAGGCCTGAAGACGAGGACGGCCAAGTTGGAAGCCGCGAAGTAA